DNA from Magnolia sinica isolate HGM2019 chromosome 19, MsV1, whole genome shotgun sequence:
GTGATTGCATGGGTGCATACATATTAAGTGTCATCATTTACACATACACACGCATATACATACAATTGTTTTAAGTAAAAaattttctttgttttaattaatttaaaattgttGTAATTAATCATTTCTCCAAAATctataaaaatctagaaaccaaTGTGATATTTCTTGCTATGATTGTCTGACTATTTGTGGCATTAACATAGGTGCTTGATCCATGCACTAAGCAACATGCTGAAAAACTGAAGgaagaagtgaagaaaatgatttGTGATATCAATAATTCATATCAAAAACTGACTTTGATTGATGCAATTCAACGCCTTGGTGTCGCCTACCACTTTGAAATGGACATAGAAAAAGAATTACATCAGATGTATGATGAAAAAATCGATAACAATGATAATGGTGATAATCTCCGTGCTACTGCTCTCCGATTTCGACTACTAAGGCAACAAGGGTATAATGTGTCATCTGGTAAGTATCCTtcaaataaatgatgcatgcatcTATGTGCATGTATGTAACATGCATGCATTTGTTGGCACATATGCGCGCCCACAAACACACGCAGATAGAAAACAGATGTATGCATTTACATGCCCACACATGGCCACAATAGGTGCTTCATTTTAGTATCATTGCTCAAAGTCAAATAAAATCATTTGTCAAGTCCTGAAAATTTTGGATTGTGAAACAGATGTGTTTAGAAAGTTTAAAGACAATGAGGGTAAGTTCAAGGCAACATTTAGTAGTGACATTTGGGGTTTATTAAGTTTATATGAAGCAGCATACCTTGGTATACATGGGGATGATATACTAGATGAAGCCATTATCTTCACCACCAAGCAACTCAAGTTGGCATTGCCGCATCTTACCTCTCCCCTAAGAAAGCTAGTAGAACTCGCATTAGAAGTGCCACTTTGCAAGCGCATTGAGAGGCTACAGTCAAGATACTACATCTCAATCTATGAGGAAGACAAGGAACGAAGTGATGTACTATTGGAGTTTGCAAAGTTAGATTACAATTTATTACAGTCCTTGCACAGGAGGGAGCTAAGAGAAATCTCAATGTAAGTTTTATACTATGCATGTGAGTTTTCTCCCAGGAAATTATCTAAACATCCAAATGGTTCAATATTCACTTGTGCCATTACTAGCAACCCATCTTACAATAATCACAAAGGAATGATGATCTTATCCATTTGATCAATAGCATGTAATATGGACAATCAGGAttaaatatagaaacaaaatagCTTCGGTCACCATCTTATGATAtaaaatgggcctcaacataaatTCTTTATGATTTCAAAGGACCGTGGTATGGTTCAATATTGCTAACGATCCCATCCATATGGTTTGGAAAAAATATGGATGTCTGCAATACAATGGCCCAAATTCAAAGGGTTATGATCATTCATTCCACATGATTTTTGCAACATGGCTTGCCCTAATGTTAAGTATGGATGGGCACTTTGGGTCAGTAATTAGCCATCCAATATATCAATTCAAAGCTTTAATGACATTAGTAACATTTCTCTAGACACATAAGGGATGTAAACCCTATGAGGTTCACcatcatttatgtattttatccactctgtccatccattttactagataattttaaggcttgagccctaaaatgaagcatatccaaaactcaaatggaccaaatcacataaaatagtgtgaattgaatgtttaccattgaaaaattattgggggtACTACCAAAAAAATAGGGCAACGCCGACGGGTAAAAACCGTCGGAATTGACCTTCCCTAATGGCTAAAAGCCATTGGATGGTCCGTCGGGAAAGGGGGCATGAGCTTTGCTCGCCGATGGATTTAAACCATGTCTGTATTAGAtaaagctaatgtttgtgttttcccttcatccatgtctgtatgatcttatgaacgggttggatgacaaataaacatcactgtgatgcttagcaaggtttcaacggtggaaatcattattcccactgtttcatgtgatatgatccacttgagctctagatatgcttcaattttggcctcaaccCCTTAAACGAGCTTGGAAAATGGACGGAGGGCAtgaataaaccacatacattcacgttagcacaactgagtttactcagtaggataagAGCCTAccaagtaactcagtaggcaatctgaTTTCACACACAAAATGTTGATTTCATCAATGATTAGGGAACCTTCATATTACACAAGAAATTAGTTTGTGCATACCAATGATAAGGCTACTCAAGCTATTGATATGAAGGCTCCCATCTTGCATACACCACGCCCTTTTCTTCCATTTAATGCGATTGTTGTTATTGTGTGCCTTCTTACTCATGTTTGCATGCCAACTTTCAAAAGATCAAGGGTTGTCtatttgaaaataataaaaaccaGGGCTTATAATCCTTGGCCCACATGTGCATCATTAGAAAAGTTACCTTTTAACATGGGTTGGATTGTTTATGTGTCTTTCATAGCTGGTGGAAGGAAAAAGACTTTGCTGGAAAGCTTCCATTCGCCAGAGATAGAGTGGTGGAGTGCTACTTTTGGATATTAGGAGTGTACTTCCAGCCACATTATTCACGAGCTAGAAGGATGATGACAAAAATGATAGCCTTAACATCAGTTATGGATGACATTTACGACGTATATGGTACATTGGAGGAGCTTGAACTATATACCACTACACTTGAAAGGTTTGATACATTCACCTTACATGTGGGTTATCCTTGCAccgatccaaatcatccaaaaatGTGGAGATTGTGGTCCAAAAATTGATGGCTAAATCAAAATTAGTCATTCATGGTTCAAAATTGGATAAggagatcatctgatcaatgagATTTGTGGCATGCAACGTCTAAAATGATGCCCACAATTTGTATGTGGATCGATCATgggtatgccatgtgtacagtagCTGATGGTTTCATATGGACAATGTACATTGACCATTTTTAGTTGAAAAAATGCAATTGGGTACTTCAATTTTTCAGGTGGGATCGTGGGGATATCGATCAGCTGCCAGACTACATGAAAGTACATTTTGTGGCACTCTTAGATGTGGTCGATGCATTTGAGGATGAACTAAATCGGGAGGGAAAATCATACCGTGTGCACTACTTAAAGGAAGCGGTAGGTTGCAGTTCCATTGAAATTAAAACTACAGTAGCCTAGCTAGGGCACGTGCCTACCACTGACTGAGCCTGAAGTAGACTGCGTCCTACCCTTACCAATCTCTAGTCGAGAGCCAGCAGATTTGTgtgggggaccaccatgatgtatctgtttgtccacgctctccttttcttttctcatgtcattttaaggtacaaaaatcaggtagatctaatgctcaagtggaccacaccgaatagTAAGCTTTGGTTGCATTCAATGCATAAAACATTAAATGCAAGTCATCTTAGGTTGCATTAATttaatgcaagagtcatctatggtgtAGTTCACTTAAGCGTTGGATTTACCCCAATTTTGGGTTAATACGTTAAcctaagaaaagggatggacagtgtggataaacagatacatcttggtgggcccccaCAGATCTGCCCGCTTCCCGCTAGAGACCACCGGTTAGGGCACAATCCCCTTTGACTGAGCCCATGTGGTTAGAACTTAAATGAGATTCACCCGGTACATCAGGTCTTATGcctcataggaaacagttgggataacccaccattagttttgtgtagggaccatcctgatgtttatatgtcaccCCATCCAATCATATCATGTGCCTAATCCACAAGAAAGGATGGCCAAAAAAGTCCCAATATTCCAAGACAAATATGGCCAATATATAATGAGAATTTTTGTACATTTTAAATTCCTAGCCCACCCAAGTGCTGAATCCACAGTCTGGGATGAAAGCAAAAAAGGGGATGGAGTGTTATACCGAGTGGATTTCATGCAGCATCAAATCATTTGTGGACCTTAGATATAGTTACCACTTAGCATGTAGGTACCTATGCAAGGTTGCCAACAAATTTCCTTAAACCATCAATGTGCATTTTGCATGGTTCAATTGGTAATGATAGCCTAGCAGTACATATAATTGTtaatattatttatttctttcttttattttctttgtttatctttttattttttctcttttttgttttctaGTTTAAAAATCTGAACAAAGCCTACTTAGACGAAGCAAGATGGGCTAGTTCAGGATACGTGCCAACCCTTGAGGAGTACATGCGTGTTGCTTTAATGAGTTCTGGTTATCCTATGCTTTCTGTGGCATCCCTCGTTGGCATGGATGAAGTCGTAACAAAGGAGGTCCTTGAGTGGGCCATCCATGTACCACCAATGATTAGGACTTGTTCTACAGTTGCCCGACTAATGGATGACATCCCATCAAACAAGGTATGATATATCCAATGAAAAAAGATATTGTCCTTAACCCTTGTGTTGACCAAACACATTAGCTAGCCATTTTTTTGGGACAAAATTTttatacatgtggcatatatgtaACTCGAGTTAAACCGTCCAACTCTTTGGCCCAGCTTTATATGAGTCATGATCCATAAATTACAATGAACTGACGATCCTAAGTGGCCTATTGATGGACATGTAATGAATAATTAAGATGGAAAATAGTAAACAGACCCACtgtagcaaataaatgtccactaatcataggtcaggatcatctaatcaatatttttttttcttttttttttcttttttacttttacaAACTGGGTCCCACAGTTTAGATGATTTGATTAGAGTTACATTTATGTCGTAATAGCTAGTGCCTGAAGCATTCTGCCCTGTTATCAAATAAGTCTCCTGTTCaaatgattttgagaaaaaaatttaatttGTTAAAATGATTTtgttaaattttaaaattcttaatttcaattttttcatattttattttataattattacttttcatttgtgaaaattttttagaGACTATTTCCTTGATTATATGAGAAACACTGAAAAATGATTCAAACTATCTATATATAGCATAAAAGGTTTATCTTCAGTTGATGACCACCCATCACATAGGGCCTTCCTTGGAGATTGATTGTCTTTTTAAGATTAATGTAATTAGCCAATACCGATATCCAAGCATTAGCAAAGAATATGGATAGTCCAAATTGATCATATGCTGTGTAACtttataatataaataaaattaaaagtcttagaaaaacaaaaatctattttgaaaggaatttattttacaaatacaaaaataaatctcTACTATTTAATGAATTTAGATGAAAAcataattgaaaaatatatattagccaaaacaagaagaaaatagagatgagtgatattattttttttccatctaataATGTGTGAAGCTTGAACAAGAGAGACAGCATGTTGCATCAGCAGTAGAGTGCTACATGAAAGAGCATGCAATCTCGTACGAAGAGACTATTCAAAAGCTCCAAGAAATGGTTGCACAAGGATGGAAAGACATCAACAAGGAATGCCTTAAACCCACTCCAGTTCCTATGGCTGTGATTATCCGGGTCCTGAATCTTGCACGCGTGCTCGAAGTCGTATACCAGCATGGAGACCTATACACCAATTCCAACGTTGAGACCAAAGAACGGATTACAAAGGTGCTTGTGGAACCCATCCCGCTTTGAGATGATGGGGCATGCTCTATCTTGTTATACATCGACCGTTAATCTTGTGATGTGTCGGCGGCAAGAGCCTACCTGATATTAGCTTTATTGAATAAAGAAATGGTGCAATTATATCTCAGCTATTAAACATCTCATCCTGCATACATAAAAAATTGGGCCATGTGGATGACAAGTTAGAAATTAGACATATGCCATGTTATTAGAGCTGTAAGTACATAAATTGTTATACATATGAAGCTTCCATCCTTGGCACCGATTCTACCTTTAcctaaccaaaaaagaaaaaggaaagaaaatgtaTGGCTTGTTAGGATTGTTgaagactaaaaatgaagaaatgatatttggttgGGAAACACCATTTCTAAAATGTTGTGGGAAAGTGTTAATAGCGAAAAAGTCCTTAAATCATATTCAATTTCGGAGCAAACAACGGAATGTCAAATGGAATCAGTGTGAGTTAAGAACGGAATCTTAGATGTTATTAAAATTACCTTTCAAAGAGTCTGGAATCTCTCCATTCTAAATTCAGATAAACTAGATGTAGGCCAAATCCTGAAATCGCGCAATTCTGCAAAATACCTAAGTACCTCGTTGTATATTGGAGGGAAATGAACCCCTAATATCCAAGCTATAGGTTTGGGATATTATTGAAGGTCATTTAAACGCCTTCTAGAAAAGCCCAAGATCAACTCAATCCAAGTTGGAACAAAGAAATTATTACTTCCTCATCACAAGCCACCAAACCCAGTGGCTTCAGCTAAGGAGATTTACACCTTGTGATTACTTtgtgacttttttttttgttggccaTATGGAGCCCAATAGACTTCATTTTAGGATCTTCAAGTTATTTTTCCAATGGCTCTAGAACCAGGCTAATCAAAATTCTAACAAAGGAGATATGACAAATCTACCAAAATTGTGCATTTCTACTAGGCGCTGgctctgagttgactcagctccaACTCGTGCCGCCACCATTAGTGCAGTACAATTGTCACTTAGCACTGCATGAGCCAATAGCAGGCCAACCCATGATGCAGATTTTCCACCAGATTTGCCTTTAAATACCCCTGTAATGTCATTGTTAAGGACTTTTGATTTAGCTTTACCTAAAAAGGTAAAATTTGAAGCAAATATGGAGAAATCTGAGTAAGCAACCTTGACGCCAGTACCCTTTTGATACACTTGTGAAGTAGCTCTAAAAGGAGTGTCGGTCAGGGCACTAGCATCCCTATCAGCGCTTAGGTTGGGTGTCGTCCACCCAGCCAACGCCCTTCCAAGGGTGTCGACGCCCACCCTTGTTATCCCTCGTGTACATGGTTTACACATTGAATTCGGAATCTGGGTCCAGTTCTCACACAGTATTTTTTCTGCGCATCATTGGACATTGTGTCTAGGTTCTAGTGCTCGATGAGGCATATGCATGTCTCCCATATAGGGGAGATGCTATCGAAATTTCTTAATGCTAGCTCTCGATGAGCCATGCATGCCCTCGTTGTAATTtgtaaggggagatgctgccaaaattttcattttgaaccATCATGAAAATTATGGGACACAACTGTAATGTAAAATGCCTCATGTAATCACAACTAGACAATGCCTATGTATTAATAAGGCCGAGCCGAACCCTAACTGCGGTGGGCAAAACCATCTATATGGTCATTCATGCATTGGCACACTGGAAATCTTAGCTGGCACATTGTATTCATTGTAGGTTTTATTAGGCATGTCAAGTGTTGGTTGTAGCCTCACCCGAGTACTGAGGACAATCACGAGACCTCTTGTAACAccttaaacttttcaatactcgagtattgaaagttctcaagtgttaccatgaaatttaatttaatatataccTGTGTATGTTACAAATTTTtcatatcctaaccttacatctattctctaacctgaATATGAATAATGcttatccataaatcaagtcatctaaTCATTAATTTTTAAGACATGATCATCATATAtttaagtattctcacttgtccatcataactaaCCGTTAAGTCAACTATTCACATgtaggtaaagatatttgaccgtccactttgaatttggaccacccgatcatagtaaattaACTATCTGATCTCTACATTTGTTCATACATGTATTGAATCAATATGTTAattcgttcatcttgttcaccacttatGAATATGTTTAACACATCATccaaactaaaataaaaagaaCTTACATATGTGAAAAAGTCACTTGAATCAAACGGTATATAcattctacctcttgatcactccaaacaCCCACTTTGTAGTCATCTATTTACAAAACTAACCATGTGTCTACCTATATACATGGTCGTAATACTAACcattaagtttttctatttttaacttgtcatctgaccatccatcacgtTGTTTGATATATGCACCACGCCttaattaatgataattttaacTTATATGGTGAATAactatttatttataatgatttagatataatttattttataataactGCTTAGAAATATGCTTATAATCAAGTACaatcattagattttccaaaactctcgaatcagcaataattatgaaaatgtcattcaCATATCCCCTTGAATTCTATATCACATAGTTCTCATTATccattttatgtaaaattttgtttcatgccgatatataataaattaaccatacacgtcaaatttcagcccttagatcaatGTATAAGTAACTCAATTAATAGATTAGCCCCTTAATAGTTGATTTTAAAGTCCATCGAGTGATGAAAGCTCATGGGTattcatagtaggatattttccttcatatgaacaacttaTATTGCTCATCATATGGATCAAATGTGAAATACGAAAAccccaccttggtaggcttttccttaggtgaGAAATTAACCCTTTTAGGCTTATCAACTTTTTCTAAATCTGGACCTTTCGAATTACACACTTTCCATTATCAATCACAACTAAAATTTAGACCATAATTTGGCCTTATATGAATATGAGATCATATAAATTTTAAACCCTAATCTATGATTGTACATCGTTGAATGTTGATCACCTTAAAGCCAATTCCTTTCTTTTAacacaaaaggtgaaatttcatattcatgatTTTTTCCaacatcgatcaaccaccaaaatttTCTCAAGCGTTTTCCTATCCAAACTaaacattttcttcaaaattgggccctgatcttTAACCGTGAatcattaattgagatcaagtccgTTTTGCACCCGTTAGGATAATTTTTAAGATAAGCCAATCTAAGTCACGAATTACCAAGAGAATGACCCAAATACTATAaatgaattaaatttaaagaaaagTCATTAAAAAAGACGGATTTAAGAAACTCAATTCAAGTGAGATTTGACACACCCCCTCTCACGCCCACCCCTTTACAGAAGGGGGCATGCgccccttctccactcaaaaaCTCATGCACTCCCACCTTACCACATCTAAGGaatagagtgagagagagagagagagagaaagagagacatctAAGCATGAACATTCATCcattctcttccttctccacaaatGTGGTGTTTCCCTCTTACTTAAGCGATGTCATGATTTATGTAGAAGCCCTCCTATATCGATATGTACCTAGGGTTTACATCTAAGGCTAATGTCACGAATTCCTTTTAGCTTACACCAGTTTAAGTTGAGTTTATACataattctcttattttctcgTTAAATTGTGTATAGTTTGATTTTCTACTAATTATTATGAATTATTAATTCATATTagaattatttttaatatatgaTTTGAATCATGTGGTAAATATTTCGCAAGTTGAATTATAAAACTATGCTTTAAATTATGAAACTACACACGTTTGGGCCCTGAACGGTGCATAGTTTGCATATCCAATGGATCAGATAGTTTTGTCAGTCAGATAGTTTTGTCAGTAAATATTATGATTTCTTGATATTAATCTAACTTAAATTCAATATTTTAAACCTTAGGGCAGGGAACTCACTTTTGGAGTAGTTTTGGACTTACCGGGTGACCCGTCTAACTTAAAATCGTACTGTTGTGCCTATGTATTCACTTTGAAGTGTATAGATTATTTTCTACCCTATTGAGGTTCATTTTATTATAATTCCAGATTGATTAGTCCATGAAAATACCACTAGactttttatgaattcatgtggaGTGATGGATATAATCTTTGCCCTCTGTTGATTTTGAGAGCAACGCGTGTTTCCACTCTGTATTGAGTTGGCTTTTGCCCATCTCccttattttgttgagttagcctatttttTAATTCTCTTTTATGGAGTTAGATTATTGCTACTTTGTTCCCCTCTATTGCGTTAGCCTTATGCTACTTTTCTTACATTATGGCTTGTACATGTGTCTTGGAGTTCAAAAACTCTCATGGCTCGATTTAATTCTCTAttgatgtaagtgatgtgttaaataaatcacaactagtgacttatatatatttattatagacGTAATACATTCTGGGTAGTGACCCTTTTAGTTGATGCGTTAATCCTTagatttgggtagtggtgcacaaatcgatataAGTAATCCGCAATGCATGTTATATCACCTTTTCAGGATTGAATGTCGCAATTAGTCATTCCATAGACAAATCGTGTTACGTAATTCATCCAATTAATGAGTTGTGCTGTCTcgaggtgttcatgtaaatccatgGTAGTGTTGGACACGCAGATGAGCATCCATAGTTATAGGATGCGGAGCGAttcatatttttatgaattatattccaatgTGGTAGTCATTATGTATAATGAGCCACATACACTATGCTAGgaatgcattcatgtagatttaGTTGTGCATATCGATACCACTCATAATGATGGAATATAAGGTATATTCATTACATTATTATTACGATGAATCACTTGAATTCTTGTTATTCTTAAATGACAAtaatcactatgagtagggcgttgaccctctccaaccatacagatgatacaGGTGATGTACATGTTGAAGATATGGGCGATTCATGATCTCCCTATGAAAGACTACGAGTGACATGTGATTATGTTATCGATGCTTTCATTTTAATTTAGATTTATTTATGTTTCATTGTACAAATTTGGATATTTGCAAAAAGCCCTCACCTAAGTGAGCATTAAATAATTAGTTGAACTTTTACGTTTAAATAGAATAAGATTTATAGTATGGTTGGTTGTATTCTCATGAAT
Protein-coding regions in this window:
- the LOC131235502 gene encoding beta-cubebene synthase-like, coding for MALILGSGHSDGPTTQRERRKEKIGRASVNYHPSIWGDRFIAASQDDKVLDPCTKQHAEKLKEEVKKMICDINNSYQKLTLIDAIQRLGVAYHFEMDIEKELHQMYDEKIDNNDNGDNLRATALRFRLLRQQGYNVSSDVFRKFKDNEGKFKATFSSDIWGLLSLYEAAYLGIHGDDILDEAIIFTTKQLKLALPHLTSPLRKLVELALEVPLCKRIERLQSRYYISIYEEDKERSDVLLEFAKLDYNLLQSLHRRELREISIWWKEKDFAGKLPFARDRVVECYFWILGVYFQPHYSRARRMMTKMIALTSVMDDIYDVYGTLEELELYTTTLERWDRGDIDQLPDYMKVHFVALLDVVDAFEDELNREGKSYRVHYLKEAFKNLNKAYLDEARWASSGYVPTLEEYMRVALMSSGYPMLSVASLVGMDEVVTKEVLEWAIHVPPMIRTCSTVARLMDDIPSNKLEQERQHVASAVECYMKEHAISYEETIQKLQEMVAQGWKDINKECLKPTPVPMAVIIRVLNLARVLEVVYQHGDLYTNSNVETKERITKVLVEPIPL